ATGTAGCATGTGGGTTTGTAGCTTCCATATAAACGCCTTTAGCCATAAGTTGCTTCCATGCAACTAGTTGGCTAGTAAAAAAAGCTATTCCTAAGACAGTAGAAATCATTACCCAACGCTTAAATTTTTCTAACAGCTTATTTTTCAAAGCACTACGAGCAATTTCTAATGTAAAACTGCTAATAATTAAGACTAGAGTGCTAGAAACAACTGCTGATGGCATAGAGATAGGTTTCCAAGCCTTACCCATTTCACGAACAATATAAACAAAAATAATCGCGCCAAAAAACATTATAATAGGAATTATGGCAAATAATAAAAAAAGCATTGGACTAGATTTTTTTTCTTTTGGCTGGGTTTTATTCTTGTCGTTACTATCATCTCCGCCACCGCCACCGCCGCGAAAGTTATCTAAATTGTTATTTCCTCCACCGCCAGTAGTAACATCATTAGATTTTTCTTTTATATCAACTGATGTCATAATTACTCCTTAAAAATGCCTAAGAATTATCTAAAGAATTATTAGGCAAATCCTCTGTTTGCATAAAATAATCTTTATTTGCTCCCGGCAGGCTAAAATCATATGCTCCTCGGTAAACAATAGTAGTAGCATTATCTTTGGAGGGTGGAGAGCTACTAGTCCATTCCAGAGTTGTTGCTTTCCAAGGATTTTCCTTAACCTTTTTACCAGCAAAAATACTAGTAATTAA
The window above is part of the Blastocatellia bacterium genome. Proteins encoded here:
- a CDS encoding cytochrome c oxidase subunit 3, with the translated sequence MTSVDIKEKSNDVTTGGGGNNNLDNFRGGGGGGDDSNDKNKTQPKEKKSSPMLFLLFAIIPIIMFFGAIIFVYIVREMGKAWKPISMPSAVVSSTLVLIISSFTLEIARSALKNKLLEKFKRWVMISTVLGIAFFTSQLVAWKQLMAKGVYMEATNPHATFFYILTGVHALHLLGGLLGLSYILLGAIYYRFTAEKRAAVDVATGYWHFMDVLWIVLFVLLFVWK